CCGTTCAGCAGCTCCGGCGCGATGCCGACGATGGACGCGATGTTGATCACCAGCCCGCCGCCCCGCCGCACCATGCCGGGCACGGCGGCATGGGTCAGGCGGGTCAGCGCTGTCACGTTCAGCTGGATCATGGCGTCCATCGCGTCGACATCGGCCTCCAGCAAGGGGGTGGCGGAACCCACGCCGGCATTGTTGACCAGGGCGGTGATGCCAGCGTCCTCCCGCAAGCGGGCCTCCACGGCGCGCAGGTCGGCGGGTTTGGTCAGGTCGGCGGCCAGCACCTCGACCTTGCGGCCGGTTTCGGCGGCCAGGCGCTGGGCGCGCTCCTGCAGGCGGGCGACGTTGCGCGCCACCAGGATCAGGTCATACCCGCGCCGGGCCAGGCGGTCGGCATAGATGGCGCCGATGCCGGAAGACGCGCCGGTGACGACCGCCGTGCCCTTGGAAGAAGTGATGCTCATGATCCGGTTTCCTTTCGATCCCTGCCGGCGGGGCGCCGGGGGTGATGGGGGAAAGATAGGGGCATCGGCGCTTGACCTGAATGTCATTGACGCCACATTTTAGGACATCAGGTTCTTGGGCGTTGAGGGTGGCATCATGAGACGGGTCGGCATCGTCGTGTTTCCCGACTTTCAGATCCTGGACCTGGTGGTCGTCACCGTGTTCGAGGTCGCCAACGTTGTGGCCGGCCGGCCGCTGTATGACGTGCACCTGGTGTCGCCTTCAGGCGGGCGGGTGGCCAGTTCCGCCGGCGTGGTGGTGGAAACCCAGGCGCCGGGCGATCTGGCTTACGACACCGTGGTGGTGGCGGGGCGGATGGATGTGGCCGAAATGGGGGACGACCTGCTGGACCTTGTCCGCGCCGCCGCTAGGCAATCGCGCCGCACCGCCAGCGTCTGCACCGGTGCCTTCATCCTGGCCCAGGCGGGCCTGCTGGATGATCGGCGGGCCACCACCCACTGGATCCACGCCCGGGCCATGCAACGCGAATTCCCCCGCGTACGCATGGAGGAAGACCGCATCTTCGTCCAGGACGGTCCCATCTGGACTTCCGCCGGCATGACCGCCGCCATCGACCTGTCGCTGGCCTTGGTGGAGGCGGATGTCGGCAGCGACATCTCCCGCGCCGTGGCGCGCAAGATGGTGGTCTATCACCGCCGGCCGGGCGGACAGTCGCAATTCTCCGCCCTGCTGGAACTGGAACCCCGGTCGGACCGCATCCATTCGGCGCTGCGCTATGCGCGTGAGAACCTGAAGGCCGACCTGTCGGTGGAACGCCTGGCGGAGGTGGCGCACCTCAGCCCCCGGCAATTCAGCCGCGCCTTCCAGGCGGAAACCGGCCAGTCACCGGCCAAGGCGGTGGAGAATTTGCGGGTGGAGGCGGCACGGGTACTGATGGAGGAGGGGCGCCACCCCATCGAGATCATCGTGCGCGAGACCGGATTCGGCGACCGGGAACGCATGCGCCGCGCCTTCCTGCGCGCCTACGGCCAACCGCCGCAGGCCGTCCAGCGGGCGATGCGGTCGGCCGCCGCCTAGATAGATCGGGGCTCTCCGTATGGTTGATCGCTCGAATTATGCGGCCAATAAGAAATTAATATGCCGATTTGTTTAGTTGCTAATCGGTAGGGGTGAGGTGAATCGTATTTTCTCGTATCGTCTGGAGTGTTGCCTCAAGTGCTTTGTAATCGTCGCCTATTTGTACGCTGTTCATTAAAGCGCAAGCCTGCTCAATGCATGAAGAGAGCCAATTGTATTCAATAGGAAGCTCTAGATTCAGCACGCGCGACCGGAAGCGTTGTAACTGATTTAGGACTGCATCTTTGCCTTGATCTACTGTTGTGAGCATGGACGCTGACCAGATAGTCTTGAGCGTCGCGCTGAGCGGCCGTGAGATCACCTTGTCGGTGAGGTCATTCGCGTCCGCATAGCTCGAAGCTTCGACATGGTCTTTCATTGCAGTGAAGCGCTTGTGGTCGATATGTTTCCCCACCAATCCGTAATTATTAGTTTGGTATCGGAAGTGAAAATCTTGGCGCCTACCCAGCAATAAACTGGTATCACATCCTTTGCGAACAAAAGTAAATAGATCGCTATCGAGGCGTATAAGTGGAGATACGAGCGCGTCAAAATCAGAGAAATTCACAGATGAAACAATATTTGATAATTCTGTATCAAATATATCGTCATCATCATGAAAATATATGATTGAATCTAGTAATAAATCTGAAGCCATACTGTAATCAGTATAACTAATATGACTGACTCCATTAGCAGATCGATTGTTTACTGACGCAATATCTTTGAGAATGGCGCGGCATGTAAAATAATCTAAAGTGAAAGTATCATTCCATACCTGAATCAAACGAGGAATTTCGGCTGGAAATCCGGGAACGGGCATTGGAGGCAGGTAGTGGGCGGGATCTATCGAAAGGCCGTTCCGCTGTGACCGCGCGAGTTCTGCCCACGCGGGCGACTGCCGCTGTACGAGAAAAACTCTATCGACCATCAAATTCTCCGTGATGTGGGGCGTATTGAGATTCACCGGGAATGAATAACGGCGGCGACAAGATGGGTCATGAAGCGTTCCATCCGCAGCTTGAATCACGCTCTCGCAACGGATGGAAGCCAAATCTCAGTTGGCCCTGGGTTGGGTCAGAAAACCAGCCCGGCCAGGGTGTTGCGCAACGCCGCCGCCTGGGGGGGGCCGTTCGCGGCTTCGAACTCCCGCTGTGCCTCGCGCCAGAGGATGGAGGCCTCGCGCAATGCCGCCCGGCCCTGGTCGGTCAGGGTGATCTCATGGCTGCGCCGGTCCTGGGGCGCGGGGGCGACGCGCAGCAGGCCGTCGCGCTCCAGCGGGCGCAGGTTCTTGCCGGTGGTGGTGCGGTCCAGATCCAGGCGCGCCGCCATCTCGTTCACCGACAGCGTCCCGGCCTCATAGACCAGCGCCAGCAGGCAGAACTGGGTCATGCGCAGGCCGGTGGGCGCCAGCTTGGCGTCATAGGCGTTGGTGATGCGCCGCGCCGCGCGCCGCAGCGCCGCACAGTTGCACGCGGCGACGCCGTCGCCCGGACCCATTTTCCCACCGTGCGTCATGTCCATCTCCTTCTTTTCCGTTTTTAGCAAAGCGATGGCGCTTGCGCCAGGTAAGAGTATATGCTCCTAAATGAGGGCATATGCTCCTATCTGGAAATCGCCATGACCACCGACATCACCGCGGCGCTGCCCGAAGCGGATGAGGCACCGGCCCCGCCGGCCGTGCCACCCGCCCGTCATGCCCTGCTGCATGGCCCCATCGTGCCCACCATGCTGCGCCTGGCCTTGCCCACCGTCGTGGTGCTGGTGATCCAGACCCTGGTCAGCGTGGCGGAGACCTATTACGTCAGCGCGCTGGGCACCGACGCGCTGGTGGGGGCGGCCCTGGTGCTGCCCGTGTCCATGCTGATGACCATGGTAGCGGCCGGCGGCATCGGCGGCGGCGTGGCGGCGGCAGTGTCGCGCGCCATGGGGGCGGGGCGGCAGCGGGATGCGGGCGCCCTGGTGTTCCACGCCCTGGTGCTGGCCGTCGGCTTCGGCTTGGCTTTCACCCTGGGTCTGCGCTTCGGCGGTCCCGTCCTCTACCGCCTGCTGGGGGCGCGGGACGGGGCCCTGGACGCGGCGCTGACCTATTCCAACTGGCTGTTCGCCGGTGCGGTGCCGCTGTGGATCATCAACCTGATGTCGGCGGTGCTGCGCGGCATCGGCAATGTGCGGGTGCCGGCGCTGGTCAGCTTCGTCGGCGCGCTGGTGATGATCCCGCTGTCGCCCTTCCTGATCTTCGGCATTGGCCCCGTTCAAGGGTTCGGCATCGCCGGTGCCGGCATGGCGGTCAGCGGCTATTACACCGTCGCCGCCCTGGCCCTGCTGGCCTACATGCTGCGTGGCCGCGCCGGCCTGGTGCTGCGCCGCGTGGCGCTGGAGGGGCGGCTGTTCCGCGACATCCTGGGCGTGGGCAGCATCTCCGCCCTCAGCGCCATCCAGTTGAACCTCATCACCATCCTGGTCACCGGCGCCGTGGGCCGTTTCGGCACCGATGCCCTGGCCGGGTTCGGCATGGGCTCGCGCCTCGATTACCTGCTGATCCCCATGCTGTTCGGCCTGGGCACGGCGGTGCTGACCCTGGTGGGGACCGCCATGGGGGCGGGCAACCAGGCCCGCGCCCGCCGCGTCGCCTGGATCGGCGCCTTCATGGGCGCCGGCGTGACGGAACTGATTGGCCTGATCGTTGCCCTGTGGCCGTCGGCCTGGGTGGATTTGTTCAGTCATGAGCCGGCGGTGCTGGCCCATGGCGCCCACTACCTGCGCACTGTCGGCCCCGTCTATGGCGCCGTGGGCCTGACCTTCATCCTGGGCTTCGCCTCGCAAGGCGGCGGCCGGCCGCTATGGGCTTTCCTGGCCGGCACCGCGCGCCTGGGCGTGGCGGGCGGCTTGGGCTGGCTGGCGGTGGCGGCCTTGGATGCGGGCATCGGCACGCTGTTCGCCCTGGTGGCGGCCGCCAGCGTCACCTCGGCGGTGTTGTGCGCGGCCGCCACGGTCAGTGGCGCCATCTGGCGGCCGGGGCGGGAGTGAACCGCCCCGACAACCTCACAGCCCCGCCTGCAGGCCCTTCACGAATTCCGACAGGCCCACCTGGCGGCGGCGCACCTGGCGTTCGGCCGTCAGGATGGCGTGGGCCTTGGCGACGGAACTTTCCACGTCGTTGTTGATGATGACGTAGTCGTACTCCGCCCAATGGCTCATCTCATTGGACGCCTTGCTCATGCGCTTGGCGATTTCCGCCTGGCTGTCCTGGGCGCGGCTGGTCAGGCGGCGTTCCAGTTCGCGGGCCGACGGCGGCAGGATGAAGATGCTGACCAGGTCGTCGCGCGCCTTTTCCTTCAGCTGCTGCGTGCCCTGCCAGTCGATGTCGAACAGCACGTCGCGGCCGCCGGCCAGCGCCTGTTCCACCGGCTCACGCGGGGTGCCGTAGTAGTTGTCGAAGACCTTGGCGTATTCCAGCAGCTTGCCCTGATTGATCATCAGGTCGAACTCTGTCCGGTCGGTGAAGTGATAGTCCACGCCCGCGACCTCGCCCGGCCGCTTGGACCGGGTGGTGGCGGAGACCGACATGGTCAGTTCGGTGTCCTGCGCCAGCAGGCGGCGGGCGATGGTGGTCTTGCCGGCACCGGAGGGGGAGGACAGCACCAGCATCAGGCCGCGGCGGCGCATGTACGGGTTCAGCGGGTTCGGACTCTCGATGGTGTCGTTGCTCATGGCGGGCGTGCTCATTCGATATTCTGGACCTGTTCGCGGAACTGCTCGATCGTCGCCTTCAGCGACAGACCGATGCGGGTCAGTTCCACGTCGGCGGATTTGGAACAGAGGGTGTTGGCCTCGCGGTTGAATTCCTGGCACAGGAAGTCCAGCCGCCGGCCCACGGCGGTGCCTTCGGCCAGCAGGTCGCGGGCCTGGGCGATGTGGGCGCGCAGGCGGTCCAGTTCTTCCCGCACGTCGGCCTTGGCGATCAGCAGGGCGGCTTCCTGCGCCAGCCGTTCCTCCGGCAGCGCCGGCAAGGCCTCCAGCAGGGCCTGCACCTGGGTCTTCAGCTTGTCGCGCAGGGCCTCAGGTTGCAGGGTGGCGGTGCCGGCCGCCGCTTCGGTCAGGGTGGTGATCTCATCCAGATGGCCGGTCAGCACGGTGGCCAGGCGGGCGCCCTCGGCCCCCCGGGCGGCGGCCAGGGCCGTGATGGCCTGGGTCACCGTCTTGCCGATGGCGGCCTCAAGCGTGGCGCGGTCTTCCGGCTGTTCCGCTTCCTCGCCCGTGTCGATGACACCGCGCACGGCCAGCAGGGCGTCCAGGCGCGGCGGGGCGGCGCCCGCCCCCTCGATCTCGCGCGCCAGTTCCAGCACCTGGGCCAGGAACTCGCGGTTCAGGCGCAGGGGGGCGGTGGTGGCGCTGCGGTTCACCGTCAGGTTCAGCGTGACGTTACCGCGCCGGATCAGGCGGTTGACTTCCCCGCGCGCCAGGGCCTCGACCGCGTCGAAGCCGGACGGCTGGCGGGTGCGCAGGTCCAGGGC
The DNA window shown above is from Azospirillaceae bacterium and carries:
- a CDS encoding SDR family oxidoreductase; protein product: MSITSSKGTAVVTGASSGIGAIYADRLARRGYDLILVARNVARLQERAQRLAAETGRKVEVLAADLTKPADLRAVEARLREDAGITALVNNAGVGSATPLLEADVDAMDAMIQLNVTALTRLTHAAVPGMVRRGGGLVINIASIVGIAPELLNGTYGGTKAFVIAFTQSLYHELAGKGLRVQAVLPGATRTEFWDVAGVPVDNLPQEWVMPADEMVDASLAALDQGELITIPALPDVADWRAYEAARQGLKPNLSHSTAAARLKPAA
- a CDS encoding GlxA family transcriptional regulator; the encoded protein is MMRRVGIVVFPDFQILDLVVVTVFEVANVVAGRPLYDVHLVSPSGGRVASSAGVVVETQAPGDLAYDTVVVAGRMDVAEMGDDLLDLVRAAARQSRRTASVCTGAFILAQAGLLDDRRATTHWIHARAMQREFPRVRMEEDRIFVQDGPIWTSAGMTAAIDLSLALVEADVGSDISRAVARKMVVYHRRPGGQSQFSALLELEPRSDRIHSALRYARENLKADLSVERLAEVAHLSPRQFSRAFQAETGQSPAKAVENLRVEAARVLMEEGRHPIEIIVRETGFGDRERMRRAFLRAYGQPPQAVQRAMRSAAA
- a CDS encoding MarR family transcriptional regulator, with product MDMTHGGKMGPGDGVAACNCAALRRAARRITNAYDAKLAPTGLRMTQFCLLALVYEAGTLSVNEMAARLDLDRTTTGKNLRPLERDGLLRVAPAPQDRRSHEITLTDQGRAALREASILWREAQREFEAANGPPQAAALRNTLAGLVF
- a CDS encoding MATE family efflux transporter, whose protein sequence is MTTDITAALPEADEAPAPPAVPPARHALLHGPIVPTMLRLALPTVVVLVIQTLVSVAETYYVSALGTDALVGAALVLPVSMLMTMVAAGGIGGGVAAAVSRAMGAGRQRDAGALVFHALVLAVGFGLAFTLGLRFGGPVLYRLLGARDGALDAALTYSNWLFAGAVPLWIINLMSAVLRGIGNVRVPALVSFVGALVMIPLSPFLIFGIGPVQGFGIAGAGMAVSGYYTVAALALLAYMLRGRAGLVLRRVALEGRLFRDILGVGSISALSAIQLNLITILVTGAVGRFGTDALAGFGMGSRLDYLLIPMLFGLGTAVLTLVGTAMGAGNQARARRVAWIGAFMGAGVTELIGLIVALWPSAWVDLFSHEPAVLAHGAHYLRTVGPVYGAVGLTFILGFASQGGGRPLWAFLAGTARLGVAGGLGWLAVAALDAGIGTLFALVAAASVTSAVLCAAATVSGAIWRPGRE
- the gmk gene encoding guanylate kinase, coding for MSTPAMSNDTIESPNPLNPYMRRRGLMLVLSSPSGAGKTTIARRLLAQDTELTMSVSATTRSKRPGEVAGVDYHFTDRTEFDLMINQGKLLEYAKVFDNYYGTPREPVEQALAGGRDVLFDIDWQGTQQLKEKARDDLVSIFILPPSARELERRLTSRAQDSQAEIAKRMSKASNEMSHWAEYDYVIINNDVESSVAKAHAILTAERQVRRRQVGLSEFVKGLQAGL
- a CDS encoding YicC family protein, translated to MTGFARAEGALDATSWIVEVKSVNGRALDLRTRQPSGFDAVEALARGEVNRLIRRGNVTLNLTVNRSATTAPLRLNREFLAQVLELAREIEGAGAAPPRLDALLAVRGVIDTGEEAEQPEDRATLEAAIGKTVTQAITALAAARGAEGARLATVLTGHLDEITTLTEAAAGTATLQPEALRDKLKTQVQALLEALPALPEERLAQEAALLIAKADVREELDRLRAHIAQARDLLAEGTAVGRRLDFLCQEFNREANTLCSKSADVELTRIGLSLKATIEQFREQVQNIE